GAAAATACAGCCGCTTTTGCTTGGAAATGTCTTTCGACCATACAAGGGGTGCGAGTATAATTCTTTATTTTGGCGGTTTCACCGTGGCTGTCCCGGTTAGAACCACATTGCCGTCCTGGTTGGTGCAGGTTGTTTTGATTACGGCAATGTTTTTATCCTTGTTTAGTTCGATAACTTCGCCTTCGGCCTTAATGGTGTCACCGATCCTTACCGGAGCCGTGAATTTCAGCTCCTGGGCCATGTACACCGTGCCTGGCCCGGGCAATTTCATGCCTACAACAGCCGATATCAAGCCGGCCGTCAGCATACCGTGGGCGATCCGGCCTTTGAAGAAAGTGTTTTTGGCATATTCTTCGTTAATGTGGGCC
The sequence above is drawn from the Dehalobacter sp. genome and encodes:
- a CDS encoding MaoC family dehydratase, whose translation is AHINEEYAKNTFFKGRIAHGMLTAGLISAVVGMKLPGPGTVYMAQELKFTAPVRIGDTIKAEGEVIELNKDKNIAVIKTTCTNQDGNVVLTGTATVKPPK